Proteins encoded within one genomic window of Ovis aries strain OAR_USU_Benz2616 breed Rambouillet chromosome 1, ARS-UI_Ramb_v3.0, whole genome shotgun sequence:
- the PEX19 gene encoding peroxisomal biogenesis factor 19 encodes MAAAEGDGGVRAEADRELEELLESALDDFDKAKPSPAPPPTTTAPDASGPQKRSPGDTAKDALFASQEKFFQELFDSELASQATAEFEKAMKELAEEEPHLVEQFQKLSEAAGRVGSDATSQQEFTSCLKETLSGLAKNATDLQNSGMSEEELTKAMEGLGMDEGDGEGTILPIMQSIMQNLLSKDVLYPSLKEITEKYPEWLQAHRDSLPPEQFEKYQEQHSVMGKICEQFEAETPTDTEATQKARFEVVLDLMQQLQDLGHPPKELAGEMPPGLNFDLDALNLSGPPGANGEQCLIM; translated from the exons ATGGCCGCGGCTGAGGGGGACGGTGGTGTCCGGGCCGAAGCCGACCGGGAATTGGAAGAGCTTCTGGAAA GTGCTCTTGATGATTTCGATAAGGCCAAACCCTCCCCAGCACCCCCTCCTACCACCACGGCCCCTGATGCTTCAGGGCCCCAGAAGAGATCGCCAGGAGACACTGCCAAA GATGCCCTCTTCGCCTCCCAGGAGAAGTTTTTCCAGGAACTGTTTGACAGTGAGCTGGCTTCCCAAGCCACTGCAGAGTTTGAGAAAGCAATGAAAGAGTTGGCTGAGGAAGAGCCCCACCTGGTAGAGCAGTTCCAAAAGCTTTCAGAGGCTGCTGGGAGAGTAG GCAGTGATGCGACTTCCCAACAAGAATTCACCTCTTGCCTAAAGGAGACGTTAAGTGGACTAGCCAAGAATGCCACTGACCTTCAG AACTCTGGCATGTCAGAAGAGGAACTGACCAAGGCCATGGAAGGGCTGGGCATGGACGAAGGGGATGGGGAAGGGACCATCCTCCCCATCATGCAGAGTATCATGCAGAACCTACTGTCCAAGGATGTGCTGTACCCATCACTGAAGGAAATCACAGAAAAG TATCCAGAATGGTTGCAGGCTCACCGAGACTCTCTACCTCCAGAGCAATTTGAAAAATATCAGGAACAACATAGTGTCATGGGCAAAATATGTGAGCAGTTTGAGGCAGAGACCCCCACAGACACTGAGGCCACTCAGAAGGCTCGTTTTGAGGTGGTGCTGGATCTTATGCAGCAG ctaCAAGATTTGGGCCATCCTCCAAAAGAGCTTGCTGGGGAGATG CCTCCTGGCCTCAACTTTGACCTGGACGCCCTTAATCTATCGGGCCCACCAGGTGCCAATGGTGAACAGTGTCTGATCATGTGA